Proteins from one Microbacterium sufflavum genomic window:
- a CDS encoding NYN domain-containing protein gives MAETPDARVAVYLDFDNIVISWYDRVHGRNSYGKDRQRITENPNDPEVAERLNRAMIEVGAIIDYAASFGTLVLTRAYADWSSPVNAEYRSQLVARAVDLVQLFPAAAYAKNGADIRLAVDAVEDMFRLPDLTHVVIVAGDSDYVPLAQRCKRLGRYVIGVGVAGSTAKSLAAACDEFESYDSLPGVARPAKSVNRTPAEAPAELAAPPADTATKPKAAPKTRAKAKAAKTEEPKVEEKIDDQGEATRLLERALRLGHDKADADEWLHSSAVKTHMRRMDPSFSEKALGYRSFSDFLKSRDDIAELEETGHERLVRLREP, from the coding sequence GTGGCTGAGACCCCCGACGCCCGTGTCGCGGTCTACCTGGACTTCGACAACATCGTCATCTCCTGGTACGACCGCGTCCACGGCCGCAACTCGTACGGCAAGGACCGCCAGCGCATCACCGAGAACCCCAACGACCCCGAGGTCGCCGAGCGGTTGAACAGGGCGATGATCGAGGTCGGCGCCATCATCGACTACGCCGCCTCGTTCGGCACCCTCGTGCTCACCAGGGCCTACGCCGACTGGTCGTCGCCCGTGAACGCCGAGTACCGCTCGCAGCTCGTGGCCCGTGCGGTCGACCTGGTGCAGCTGTTCCCGGCCGCCGCGTACGCCAAGAACGGCGCCGACATCCGGCTCGCGGTCGACGCGGTGGAGGACATGTTCCGCCTGCCCGACCTCACCCACGTGGTGATCGTGGCGGGCGACAGCGACTACGTGCCGCTCGCGCAGCGCTGCAAGCGCCTCGGCCGCTACGTGATCGGGGTCGGCGTGGCCGGCTCCACCGCGAAGTCGCTCGCCGCCGCGTGCGACGAGTTCGAGTCGTACGACTCGCTGCCCGGTGTCGCCCGCCCGGCGAAGAGCGTGAACCGCACGCCCGCGGAGGCCCCGGCGGAACTCGCGGCCCCACCGGCGGACACCGCGACCAAGCCGAAGGCGGCACCCAAGACGCGCGCGAAGGCCAAGGCCGCGAAGACCGAGGAGCCCAAGGTCGAGGAGAAGATCGACGACCAGGGCGAAGCCACGCGTCTGCTGGAGCGGGCCCTGCGCCTCGGGCACGACAAGGCCGATGCCGACGAGTGGCTGCACAGCTCAGCGGTCAAGACGCACATGCGCCGCATGGACCCGTCCTTCAGCGAGAAGGCGCTCGGCTACCGGTCGTTCTCCGACTTCCTGAAGTCGCGCGACGACATCGCCGAGCTCGAGGAGACGGGGCACGAGCGCCTCGTCCGCCTGCGCGAGCCCTGA
- a CDS encoding sugar phosphate isomerase/epimerase family protein, whose product MSTRPVTLFTGQWADLPFEEVARLAAEWGYDGLEVAASGDHLDLRRADEDDAYLASRREILDRHGLRLFAISNHLAGQAVCDAPIDFRHQSILRPYVWGDGEAEGVRQRAAEDMTRAARVARKLGVDTVVGFTGSSIWPYVAMFPPVPAAVIEQGFQDFADRWNPILDVFDGEGVRFAHEVHPGEIAYDYWSSVRALDAIDHREAFGFNWDPSHMMWQNIDPVGFIVDFADRIYHVDCKDTRMRPHNGRAGVLGSHLPWGDPRRGWDFVSTGHGDVPWEDAFRALDAIGYDGPISIEWEDAGMDRLHGAPEALGFVRSLLWPPPEAAFDAAFSNQ is encoded by the coding sequence ATGAGCACTCGTCCGGTCACCCTGTTCACCGGCCAGTGGGCCGACCTGCCGTTCGAGGAGGTGGCCCGGCTCGCCGCCGAGTGGGGCTACGACGGGCTGGAGGTCGCGGCATCGGGGGACCACCTCGACCTGCGCCGCGCCGACGAGGACGACGCCTACCTCGCCTCGCGCCGCGAGATCCTCGACCGACACGGCCTGCGGCTCTTCGCGATCTCGAACCACCTGGCGGGCCAGGCCGTGTGCGACGCCCCGATCGACTTTCGCCATCAGAGCATCCTGCGCCCGTACGTGTGGGGCGACGGCGAGGCCGAAGGGGTGCGGCAGCGAGCGGCCGAGGACATGACGCGCGCCGCCCGGGTCGCCCGCAAGCTCGGGGTCGACACGGTCGTGGGCTTCACCGGCTCGTCGATCTGGCCCTACGTGGCGATGTTCCCGCCCGTGCCCGCCGCCGTGATCGAGCAGGGGTTCCAGGACTTCGCCGACCGCTGGAACCCGATCCTCGACGTGTTCGACGGCGAGGGCGTGCGGTTCGCGCACGAGGTGCACCCGGGTGAGATCGCCTACGACTACTGGTCGAGCGTGCGTGCGCTCGACGCGATCGACCACCGCGAGGCGTTCGGGTTCAACTGGGACCCCTCGCACATGATGTGGCAGAACATCGACCCGGTCGGGTTCATCGTCGACTTCGCCGACCGCATCTACCACGTGGACTGCAAGGACACCCGGATGCGTCCGCACAACGGCCGGGCGGGCGTGCTCGGGTCGCACCTGCCGTGGGGCGACCCGCGGCGCGGCTGGGACTTCGTGTCGACCGGTCACGGTGACGTGCCGTGGGAGGACGCCTTCCGGGCACTCGACGCGATCGGCTACGACGGCCCGATCTCGATCGAGTGGGAGGACGCCGGCATGGACCGGCTCCACGGTGCCCCCGAAGCGCTCGGCTTCGTGCGGTCGCTGCTGTGGCCGCCGCCCGAGGCCGCGTTCGACGCCGCCTTCAGCAACCAGTAG
- a CDS encoding Gfo/Idh/MocA family protein: protein MTGLRWGILATGGIAGAFASDLRTAGLDLVAVGSRSQESADAFAARFDIPHAHASYEALVADPDVDIIYVSTPHPMHHENARLALEHGKHVLVEKAFTLNQAEAADLQALAAERGLLVTEAMWTRYLPHMVRIRELIAEGALGEIRTVSADHTQLLPTDPAHRLNALELGGGALLDLGIYPISFIWDILGAPTSIRAVGRLVETGADSEVATVMTHEGGAVSTSLSSSRGAGPNAASIVGTAARIDIDRVWYAPTTFRLVLPDGTVAEEYVTDITGRGMQFEAIAAERLVAEGNLAGDILPIAESVAIMGALDEIRAQIGVRYPGEEDHRG, encoded by the coding sequence TTCCGACCTGCGCACGGCGGGCCTCGACCTGGTCGCGGTCGGCTCGCGCTCGCAGGAGTCCGCCGACGCGTTCGCCGCGCGGTTCGACATCCCGCACGCGCACGCCTCGTACGAGGCGCTCGTGGCGGATCCCGACGTCGACATCATCTACGTCTCCACACCCCATCCGATGCACCACGAGAACGCCCGGCTCGCCCTGGAGCACGGCAAGCACGTGCTGGTCGAGAAGGCGTTCACGCTGAACCAGGCCGAGGCCGCCGACCTGCAGGCGCTCGCCGCCGAGCGCGGCCTGCTGGTCACCGAGGCCATGTGGACCAGGTATCTGCCGCACATGGTGCGCATCCGCGAGCTGATCGCCGAGGGGGCGCTGGGCGAGATCCGCACCGTGAGCGCCGACCACACGCAGCTCCTGCCGACCGACCCGGCGCACCGCCTGAACGCGCTGGAGCTGGGCGGCGGCGCGCTGCTCGACCTCGGCATCTACCCGATCTCGTTCATCTGGGACATCCTGGGTGCCCCCACCAGCATCCGCGCGGTGGGCCGCCTGGTCGAGACGGGCGCCGACTCCGAGGTCGCCACGGTCATGACGCACGAGGGCGGCGCAGTGTCGACCAGCCTGTCGTCCTCGCGCGGCGCGGGCCCCAACGCGGCGAGCATCGTGGGCACCGCCGCCCGCATCGACATCGATCGCGTCTGGTACGCGCCCACCACGTTCCGTCTGGTGCTGCCCGACGGCACGGTCGCGGAGGAGTACGTGACCGACATCACCGGGCGCGGGATGCAGTTCGAGGCGATCGCGGCGGAGCGTCTCGTGGCCGAGGGGAACCTCGCCGGCGACATCCTCCCGATCGCCGAGAGCGTCGCGATCATGGGGGCGCTCGACGAGATCCGCGCCCAGATCGGCGTCCGCTACCCCGGCGAGGAGGACCACCGTGGCTGA